In a genomic window of Zingiber officinale cultivar Zhangliang unplaced genomic scaffold, Zo_v1.1 ctg83, whole genome shotgun sequence:
- the LOC122037798 gene encoding F-box protein SKIP8-like produces MDAADPFSLRSCLIAAGSTALCCLFAAWVLRLRAGWREKKKQQQHPQLCGCGGSVGEGHMEVGEKVAEAEDRQAGGSMIEQLAPEITTDALSFLDYASLCRLSMTNSVMRKAANDDGAWKVLYHKDFNVEQETVTPTNGWKAYYAVTKAIMDVNARFYNIIREGSLQAMSYLWLNADYVKCIHESGGIFTGYDAVIDRWALIFSWGVPGNDGHGIDTQIQNVRVRILEDAAWVTMDAYIDVDFGLFRVTNVYEFHDGQWFIVHHHSSVMMQEDPHNIFG; encoded by the exons ATGGACGCGGCCGACCCCTTCTCCCTCCGCTCGTGTTTGATCGCCGCCGGATCCACCGCTCTGTGCTGCCTCTTCGCCGCTTGGGTGCTCCGGTTGCGCGCCGGGTGGAGGGAGAAGAAGAAACAGCAGCAGCACCCGCAGCTCTGCGGGTGCGGCGGAAGTGTAGGAGAGGGGCACATGGAGGTGGGCGAAAAGGTCGCGGAGGCGGAGGATCGGCAGGCCGGCGGGTCGATGATAGAGCAGCTGGCGCCGGAGATCACCACGGACGCGCTCAGCTTCCTCGACTATGCCAGCCTTTGCCGGCTCTCAATGACGAACTCCGTGATGAGGAAGGCTGCCAACGACGATGGCGCCTGGAAGGTCCTCTATCACAAG GACTTCAATGTAGAACAGGAGACCGTTACCCCGACAAATGGATGGAAGGCTTACTATGCTGTCACAAAAGCTATTATGGATGTGAATGCGAGATTCTACAATATAATCAGAGAGGGCTCGCTTCAAGCAATGAGTTATCTATGGCTGAATGCCGACTATGTAAAATGCATACATGAATCTGGTGGAATATTCACAGG GTACGATGCGGTAATAGATAGATGGGCATTGATATTCAGCTGGGGGGTTCCAGGCAATGATGGACATGGGATTGATACCCAAATACAGAATGTGAGAGTTCGTATTCTTGAAGACGCGGCATGGGTCACCATGGACGCTTACATTGATGTGGACTTTGGCCTGTTCCGCGTCACCAATGTGTATGAGTTCCATGACGGCCAGTGGTTCATCGTCCATCATCATAGCTCGGTAATGATGCAAGAAGATCCACATAACATATTTGGCTGA
- the LOC122037812 gene encoding F-box protein SKIP8-like — MDAADNFSLRSCLIAAGATALCCLCAAWVLRLRAGWKEKQRMEVGEKVAEAGGSMIEQLAPDITTHALSYLDYASLCRFSMTNSVMRKAANDDVAWKALYYKDFNVEQEIVTPTNGWKACYAVTKAILDVNARFYNIVRVGSLQEMSCLWLNANHVKCIYEPGGVFTGYDAVMDRWDLIINWGSLDGVRRPIDVRIKNVRARILEGEAWVTLDTYTNWNFVTFRETNVYEFHNGQWFIVYHSSIISSQ, encoded by the exons ATGGACGCGGCCGACAACTTCTCCCTCCGCTCCTGTTTAATCGCCGCCGGAGCCACCGCTCTTTGCTGCCTCTGCGCCGCTTGGGTGCTCCGGTTGCGCGCTGGGTGGAAGGAGAAGCAGCGCATGGAGGTGGGCGAAAAGGTTGCGGAGGCAGGCGGGTCGATGATAGAGCAGCTGGCGCCGGATATCACCACGCACGCGCTCAGCTACCTCGACTATGCCAGTCTTTGCCGGTTCTCTATGACAAACTCCGTGATGAGGAAGGCTGCCAACGACGATGTCGCCTGGAAGGCCCTCTATTACAAG GACTTCAATGTTGAACAAGAGATCGTTACTCCGACAAATGGATGGAAGGCTTGCTATGCTGTCACAAAAGCTATTTTGGATGTGAATGCAAGATTCTACAATATAGTCAGAGTGGGCTCGCTTCAGGAAATGAGTTGTCTATGGTTGAATGCGAACCATGTAAAATGCATATATGAACCTGGAGGAGTATTCACAGG GTATGATGCGGTAATGGATAGATGGGATTTGATAATCAACTGGGGGAGTCTAGATGGTGTTAGACGACCGATTGATGTCCGAATAAAGAATGTGAGAGCTCGTATTCTCGAAGGCGAGGCATGGGTCACCTTGGACACTTACACGAACTGGAACTTTGTGACGTTCCGCGAGACCAATGTGTATGAGTTCCACAACGGCCAGTGGTTCATCGTTTATCATTCATCAATCATCTCATCTCAGTAA
- the LOC122037802 gene encoding serine/threonine-protein kinase ULK2-like, whose protein sequence is MEQFRLAGEALGSIKALMVFQDETSVNQRQCILLVDAFDLAFRSVAQEMRIRLRFDEKLTKWKALEHPLRELHRIFREGEQYVRQCLEPRDWWGKAMALNQNTECIDVHLHDLLWCLFVVIEAIENVGEITGTDHEDLNKKKLVLSKKYEREWMDPKLFQLKFGKLYLASQDLCGRIDAAWKEDRWMLSETIAEKRRPGSSKPLSKHESRLADVLVSPKGKIFPCSVLTGSSDYQLRRKFGPANSYKEVQWLGESFAVKHVIREIEPLMPEIALLSSISHPNVVHYLYCFADEEKKECFVVMELMSKDLSTYTKEVSSARRKPPFALLVAVDTMIQIARGMEYLHSKNIYHGELNPSNILVRPRIASPDGNLHVKVSGFGLAPIKNFKSSSNQVSAVNPCTWYAPEVLLEMERSGGDGIGISKCTDKADVYSFAMISFELLTGKVPFEDNRLQGDKTSKNIRVGERPLFPFPLPKYLTDLTRRCWHTDPSQRPSFSSICRILRYTKRFLIMNPDHSQPNAPVPPVDYYDIEMSLSRRFANSGVSEIPFQMYAYRVIEREKLTSHFRERNSDSGSEGTASLCSDESAGSAPLDSVKSAPFACETNRTPTRRTNGMFNKLQGQQQQRARSLMQSQLASPRQSLRTNSEKVQKTLMSSRRRMAGHAYVSDSELT, encoded by the exons ATGGAGCAGTTCCGGCTGGCCGGAGAAGCTCTGGGCAGCATCAAGGCGTTGATGGTGTTCCAGGACGAGACCAGCGTCAACCAACGCCAGTGCATCCTTCTCGTCGACGCCTTCGACCTCGCCTTCCGGAGCGTGGCGCAGGAGATGCGGATCCGCCTGAGGTTCGACGAGAAGCTCACCAAGTGGAAGGCCCTCGAGCACCCTCTCCGCGAGCTCCACCGGATATTCCGGGAGGGGGAGCAGTACGTCCGGCAATGCCTGGAGCCGAGAGATTGGTGGGGGAAGGCCATGGCCCTAAACCAGAACACCGAATGCATAGACGTCCACCTCCACGACCTCCTCTGGTGCCTCTTCGTGGTCATCGAAGCCATCGAGAACGTCGGCGAGATCACCGGCACCGACCATGAAGACCTCAACAAGAAGAAGCTGGTGCTCTCCAAAAAGTACGAAAGGGAATGGATGGACCCGAAACTCTTCCAGCTCAAGTTCGGGAAGCTCTACTTGGCTTCTCAAGATCTATGCGGTAGAATCGATGCAGCATGGAAGGAAGATCGATGGATGCTATCAGAAACCATAGCCGAGAAGAGAAGGCCAGGGTCGTCCAAGCCCTTGTCGAAGCACGAAAGCCGGCTCGCCGACGTCCTCGTCTCGCCGAAAGGGAAGATCTTTCCTTGCTCGGTGCTCACCGGATCTAGCGACTACCAATTGAGGAGGAAGTTTGGCCCTGCAAACAGCTACAAGGAAGTGCAGTGGCTGGGGGAGAGCTTTGCAGTGAAGCATGTCATCCGGGAGATTGAGCCGTTGATGCCCGAGATTGCTCTCCTGTCGTCGATCTCGCACCCGAATGTGGTGCACTACTTGTACTGCTTCGCCgacgaggagaagaaggagtgcTTCGTGGTGATGGAGCTGATGAGCAAGGATCTCTCGACCTACACGAAAGAAGTTAGCTCCGCGCGACGGAAGCCCCCCTTCGCCTTGTTGGTGGCAGTCGATACGATGATTCAGATTGCGAGAGGAATGGAGTATCTTCACTCGAAGAACATCTACCATGGCGAGTTGAACCCCTCGAACATATTGGTCAGGCCGAGGATTGCTTCGCCGGATGGAAATTTGCATGTCAAGGTTTCTGGTTTCGGGTTGGCGCCTATAAAGAATTTCAAATCTTCATCCAATCAAGTGAGCGCGGTGAACCCATGCACTTGGTATGCCCCGGAAGTTCTGTTAGAGATGGAGAGGTCCGGCGGCGATGGCATTGGCATCTCCAAGTGCACCGACAAGGCCGATGTGTACAGCTTCGCGATGATTAGCTTCGAGCTATTGACGGGGAAAGTTCCCTTCGAAGACAATCGTCTACAAGGAGACAAGACGAGCAAGAACATAAGAGTTGGGGAGAGACCCCTGTTTCCTTTTCCACTCCCCAAGTACCTGACCGACCTAACAAGGAGGTGTTGGCACACCGATCCGTCTCAACGACCGAGCTTCTCTTCTATTTGTAGGATTCTCCGGTACACGAAACGGTTCTTGATCATGAACCCGGACCACAGCCAGCCGAACGCACCGGTGCCTCCCGTGGACTACTACGACATTGAGATGAGTCTGTCACGGAGATTTGCGAATTCGGGGGTCTCCGAAATCCCCTTTCAGATGTATGCCTACCGGGTTATCGAAAGGGAGAAACTCACCTCCCATTTTCGGGAGAGGAACTCAGATTCAGGGAGTGAAGGAACTGCCTCACTGTGCAGTGATGAGAGCGCCGGTTCTGCTCCTTTGGACTCGGTTAAATCCGCACCCTTCGCTTGTGAAACTAACAGGACTCCAACAAGGAGAACCAATGGCATGTTCAATAAGCTACAAG GCCAGCAGCAACAGAGAGCGAGGTCCTTGATGCAGTCGCAACTCGCATCGCCGCGGCAGAGTCTGAGGACGAACTCTGAGAAAGTGCAGAAAACTCTGATGAGCTCGAGGAGGAGGATGGCCGGGCATGCTTATGTTTCTGATTCAGAGCTGACATGA
- the LOC122037803 gene encoding cysteine desulfurase 1, chloroplastic-like has translation MAASLCHFPPAVSSSSSLFVGSKSRSLLLAVSPFKHFPSKSSISASLPWTRSYAVSNDAAAFSVASPSDLRESPSLGEITRPDFPILRQVVNGFNLVYFDNAATSQKPSSVIKALSEYYELYNSNVHRGVHYLSAKATDAYEEARNKVANFVNAADRREIIFTRNATEAINLVAYSWGALNLRPGDEIVLTIAEHHSSIVPWQIVAKKTGAVLKYVELTKEVPDLDQFKGLLSKNTKLVVAHHVSNVLGSVLPIDEIVDWSHKVGAKVLVDACQSVPHMVVDVQKLNVDFLVASSHKMCGPTGAGFLYGKINLLSSMPPFLGGGEMITDVFQDYSTYAEPPSRFEAGTPAIAEAIGLGAAIDYLSSIGMEKIHNYEKKLSEYLYYQLSSVPNIHIYGPAPSDTVHRAALCAFNVDNIHPTDIATFLDEQHGVAVRSGHHCAQPLHRALGVNASARASLYFYNTKEEVDTFIQALKDTIEFFTTAA, from the exons ATGGCGGCCTCGCTCTGCCACTTCCCTCCTgccgtctcctcctcctcctctctcttcGTCGGATCCAAATCCCGATCCCTTCTCCTCGCCGTCTCCCCCTTCAAGCACTTTCCGTCGAAGTCCAGTATCTCCGCCTCCCTCCCGTGGACCAGGAGCTATGCCGTCTCCAACGATGCCGCCGCCTTCTCGGTCGCCTCCCCGTCCGATCTGAGGGAATCGCCTTCTCTGGGGGAAATCACTCGCCCAGACTTCCCCATCCTTCGCCAG GTGGTTAATGGATTCAACCTGGTTTATTTTGACAATGCTGCGACATCTCAGAAGCCTTCATCTGTTATCAAGGCCTTGAGTGAATACTATGAATTGTATAATTCAAATGTTCACCGTGGCGTACACTATTTGAG TGCAAAGGCAACGGATGCCTATGAAGAAGCGAGAAACAAAGTTGCCAATTTTGTCAATGCAGCAGATCGAAGAGAGATCATATTCACTCGCAATGCTACAGAAGCTATCAATTTAGTAGCCTATTCATGGGGTGCATTAAACTTAAGGCCTGGGGATGAG ATAGTACTCACAATAGCTGAGCATCATAGTTCTATCGTTCCTTGGCAAATTGTCGCTAAAAAGACAGGCGCTGTTCTGAAGTATGTTGAATTGACAAAAGAAGTCCCTGACCTTGATCAATTCAAGGGACTCCTTTCAAAGAACACAAAGCTTGTAGTTGCACATCATGTCTCTAATGTACTAG GTTCTGTTCTTCCAATTGATGAGATCGTAGACTGGTCACATAAGGTTGGTGCGAAAGTTCTCGTGGATGCTTGTCAGAGTGTTCCTCACATGGTAGTAGATGTACAGAAACTTAATGTTGATTTTCTGGTTGCCTCATCACATAAG ATGTGTGGGCCTACAGGCGCTGGTTTCTTGTATGGTAAAATTAATCTCTTGTCGTCAATGCCTCCATTTTTAG GTGGTGGTGAAATGATAACTGACGTGTTTCAAGATTATTCAACCTATGCCGAGCCACCTTCCAG ATTTGAAGCTGGAACTCCAGCTATTGCAGAAGCTATTGGTTTGGGGGCAGCAATTGATTATTTGTCGAGCATTGGAATGGAAAAGATCCATAATTATGAG AAAAAACTGTCAGAATATCTATACTATCAACTTAGTAGTGTACCCAACATTCACATCTATGGTCCTGCTCCTTCAGATACAGTTCATCGAGCTGCTCTTTGTGCATTTAATGTTGATAACATCCATCCAACGGATATCGCGACATTCCTTGATGAACAG CATGGAGTGGCTGTTCGTTCAGGACACCATTGTGCCCAGCCTCTACACCGAGCCTTAGGTGTCAATGCGAGTGCGCGGGCTAGTCTATACTTTTATAACACAAAAGAAGAAGTGGACACCTTCATTCAAGCACTTAAAGATACTATCGAGTTTTTCACCACTGCTGCGTAA